One Vespula pensylvanica isolate Volc-1 chromosome 3, ASM1446617v1, whole genome shotgun sequence DNA window includes the following coding sequences:
- the LOC122627918 gene encoding uncharacterized protein LOC122627918 isoform X2 yields MLPMRRRAIRFHTDLQKNGQRDREHEYEPIAAPLAHPVTAPVVQIIDTDVVPVADSDDSIDERGLLPPRLILGGDVILPLDGRIEDVAMEGQELGETVGDTSEEQDSPQQLQDRLEERYLSSPSPSAPTPIIAPTTPGAESRTDGEVNTSQMDSSVLEELPLRRDAKTLPQRLKSQAGKLSSRLRGIQRPNFSFTKRQKAEKTRSTSSGKSDKSRTEKKRPSRMDRIRTSFAERPRFNLPERPKFSLPDRSKIRLPERPKFHLPEKAKFNMKRPNISLPSALKRTRKSTLREQRSTDSTIGGSRRNIFDFSTYPRIFEKKSKTHADDYAATSSPKDSRAQSQESATFPRTRKTYPSTTASWTRRFGDPTFDEFDQDENVSAAERTRPWRHPSLEEPRLSVRLEEKDTLAARISWEKSQRKGASETMEEDEEMQYMDYDPDSAEISEGREINEKQKRSENGQLIESDWRPSDEEVVAEEEIFKPIRRSRSLADPTSFDVGSSFSAVDPRQFEQIPLPSEEEREKERAEEEIEEEDYEEEELEEELEELEDRDLSSAHSDREQQQSSGSSCDRRRRGIVEDTGSEEYYPRDNMADFDKYFQPVNALADDFIMPTVPPKRPARRSLYKRKEDSVESYDVVIPPTRAKRERMVARASEDISDDVFYEERSDSSSRHRVVYQAECDPRELTKSTNEPLDDIVIVKPARRKSKSSLRSQSQAPIESDISRNIFQNGDVPRPPPVVPTRRKRARGAKIQSEANELFPTTICNGRSDKWEENLLSSSRMAEPVQSRAMNDIILDTQEDKILLEDQLAQTPIPIPPKRRSRSRTISLAQDEDRTSHGAESLPEIGYVQEDIPPDETTMDSMRDLSGYALVDKREKPPRPPPPRRRKIREKFATTPRPSPPKRPQRTYSTLASTTKIRDDFSTEERLLEQQQTESMPYIEIDSEDRKELRDDRVLSKIQGRPLPAPPRPPRARKEHSQDRFDESLSELINEATTATQTDPLPDDMIIEEEITQAKLIVTPSRSGSQVMVSTERIPSPNLFPTSTSELLQNDDEKYQRMDTPRSSRGPSPFVDYEERLQERHSPTRTQFAGEPPPTIPDTTAMDQSHLHSIIRSALLTDETLRISSLEVGDLKVDRLNVSQLETSKLLASEIDSVVICTNELKNLYDSKEDSFSPSIIKELIAIRSHLESVASSQQAREERRLLDRENDTESTVKDSTKVDVIPDRDDQKKIKSYEEKDSVTDQSVKIESKLDDKKSSEETKKDREIENIEVESASHTLSFVESMQDDTLETVDPMSMKRSEIFEVVEGKRSTEIHQAPHSDAKLSLMAEFDIMSERRPEIDIRDFQDKQFQSKEETNEISRESRSRSPSPTERIRPVRQTASPVRSLPPVISVTPDTPDVTTPYNVSNVALAQRAVISYSDEAEKSDRQEAAREISQSPITSNLPSGAAHFIAFPTSQIPAEFFSLTTSPSTRVEPEPSILESSKQLLRAIRITGAKLIRDFASHLISRVGAEEATEKIRELELALCALLLVIAILLIVYFSNSRTIMHYHHWDYFNPPQ; encoded by the exons atgttgCCAATGAGGAGAAGGGCAATTCGATTTCATACCGATCTACAGAAAAATGGACAACGTGATCG tGAGCATGAATATGAACCAATCGCGGCACCATTGGCACATCCGGTAACGGCACCAGTTGTACAAATCATCGACACGGACGTGGTGCCCGTTGCGGACAGCGATGACAGCATTGACGAAAGAGGTCTTTTGCCACCAAGGCTGATCTTAGGCGGCGATGTCATCTTACCATTGGACGGTAGAATCGAAGATGTCGCTATGGAAGGACAAGAGCTTGGTGAAACTGTGGGTGACACATCCGAGGAACAAGACAGTCCGCAACAGCTTCAGGACCGATTGGAGGAACGATACTTGAGCAGTCCTAGCCCTTCTGCTCCTACCCCAATCATCGCCCCGACAACTCCTGGCGCCGAGTCTAGGACCGACGGCGAAGTCAACACCAGTCAG aTGGACTCATCGGTGTTGGAGGAGTTGCCCCTACGCCGTGATGCAAAAACTTTGCCGCAACGGTTGAAGAGTCAAGCGGGTAAACTGAGCTCACGATTACGGGGTATTCAACGGCCAAATTTCTCCTTCACAAAACGACAAAAAGCCGAAAAGACGAGATCGACGAGTAGCGGAAAGTCGGACAAAtcaagaacagaaaagaagagaccTAGCAGGATGGACAGGATAAGGACATCATTTGCAGAACGGCCACGTTTCAATCTACCAGAACGACCAAAGTTCAGTTTGCCGGACCGATCGAAGATTCGTTTACCAGAGAGACCAAAATTTCATTTGCCAGAGAAAGCAAAATTCAATATGAAACGTCCGAACATAAGTTTGCCAAGCGCAttgaagagaacgagaaaatcaACATTAAGGGAACAACGTTCTACAGATTCGACAATTGGGGGCTCGCGTCGCAATATCTTCGACTTCTCAACGTATCCACGTATATTCGAGAAGAAATCCAAGACACATGCGGACGATTACGCGGCAACATCTTCGCCGAAGGATTCACGAGCACAATCTCAAGAAAGTGCAACATTCCCTCGGACTCGCAAAACTTATCCCTCGACAACAGCAAGTTGGACACGTCGATTCGGTGATCCTACTTTCGATGAATTTGATCAAGATGAAAATGTCAGTGCTGCCGAAAGAACACGTCCATGGCGTCATCCTTCGCTCGAGGAACCTCGATTATCTGTGAGattggaagagaaagatacattaGCCGCTCGTATTTCTTGGGAAAAATCTCAAAGAAAAGGTGCAAGTGAAACTAtggaagaggacgaagaaatgCAATATATGGATTATGATCCGGATTCGGCTGAAATCtcagaaggaagagagatcaATGAAAAGCAGAAAAGAAGCGAAAATGGTCAGCTGATAGAGTCGGATTGGAGGCCATCCGATGAAGAGGTAGTAGCAGaggaagaaattttcaaaccgATACGACGTTCGCGATCGTTGGCAGACCCAACGTCTTTTGACGTTGGCTCTTCTTTCTCAGCCGTGGATCCAAGACAGTTTGAACAAATTCCACTGCCCTcggaagaagaacgagaaaaggaaagagcagaagaagaaatagaggaagagGACTACGAGGAGGAAGAGTTGGAAGAGGAATTGGAGGAATTAGAAGACCGAGATCTCTCATCGGCTCACTCGGACAGAGAACAACAACAATCGAGCGGCAGCTCGtgcgatcgtcgtcgtcgtggaaTCGTCGAGGATACCGGTTCCGAAGAATATTACCCACGGGACAATATGGCCGATTtcgacaaatattttcaaccgGTAAATGCTTTAGCTGATGACTTCATCATGCCAACTGTGCCTCCAAAAAGACCAGCAAGGAGatcgttatataaaagaaaagaagattccGTTGAATCTTACGACGTCGTTATACCACCAACTAGGGCAAAAAGAGAACGTATGGTTGCACGAGCCAGCGAGGATATTTCTGACGATGTCTTTTACGAGGAACGATCCGACAGTAGCTCGAGACATCGCGTTGTTTATCAAGCTGAATGTGATCCTCGTGAGCTGACAAAGTCGACGAATGAACCTTTGGACGACATAGTTATAGTAAAGCCAGCACGAAGGAAATCAAAATCGTCTCTTCGCAGTCAATCTCAAGCCCCGATTGAGTCCGATATCtcgcgaaatatttttcaaaatggcgACGTGCCGCGTCCACCCCCGGTCGTACCTACCCGTCGAAAACGAGCTCGTGGAGCAAAAATTCAGAGTGAAGCGAACGAACTTTTTCCCACGACGATATGCAATGGTCGTAGTGACAAATGGGAGGAGAATTTATTGTCGTCGTCTCGAATGGCAGAACCAGTACAATCTCGAGCGATGAACGACATAATCCTTGACACACAGGAGGATAAAATATTGCTAGAAGATCAACTTGCTCAAACACCAATCCCTATCCCGCCAAAGAGACGTTCACGATCGAGAACGATATCTCTGGCTCAGGATGAAGATCGTACATCTCATGGGGCTGAATCTTTGCCAGAGATTGGCTATGTTCAAGAGGACATACCACCAGACGAAACAACTATGGATTCTATGAGGGATTTGTCGGGATACGCACTGGTGGATAAACGTGAGAAACCACCAAGACCACCACCGCCTCGTAGACGAAAGATTCGTGAGAAATTTGCGACAACCCCAAGACCAAGTCCTCCGAAACGACCACAACGTACTTACAGTACACTTGCTTCGACGACGAAAATAAGAGACGATTTCTCAACGGAGGAAAGATTATTGGAACAACAACAAACAGAATCAATGCCTTACATCGAGATAGATTCGGAAGATCGTAAAGAATTACGAGATGATCGAGTCCTCAGTAAGATCCAAGGACGACCGTTACCAGCACCTCCTAGACCACCTAGAGCACGAAAAGAACACAGTCAAGATCGTTTCGATGAATCTCTATCGGAACTCATTAACGAAGCGACAACTGCTACACAAACTGATCCTCTACCGGATGACATGatcatagaagaagaaattacacAAGCCAAATTAATCGTCACCCCGTCGCGATCCGGTTCACAAGTTATGGTATCTACCGAACGAATACCCAGTCCTAATCTCTTCCCAACGTCGACGTCTGAACTTTTGCAAAACGACGATGAGAAATATCAGCGCATGGATACGCCCAGATCTTCAAGAGGACCTTCTCCTTTCGTAGATTATGAGGAAAGACTTCAAGAAAGACATTCGCCAACTCGAACACAATTCGCTGGTGAACCACCACCGACGATTCCTGATACAACCGCAATGGATCAGTCTCATCTACATTCTATCATACGTTCCGCCTTACTTACGGATGAAACTCTTAGAATAAGCAGTCTTGAAGTCGGTGACCTAAAAGTCGATCGACTCAACGTGTCGCAATTAGAAACAAGTAAGTTGCTCGCTTCCGAAATAGATTCTGTAGTAATATGCACAAACGagttgaaaaatttgtatgatTCCAAGGaagactctttctctccttcaatTATTAAAGAGTTGATAGCTATTAGAAGTCATTTGGAAAGTGTGGCAAGCTCTCAACAGGCACGAGAAGAGAGACGCTTgctcgatcgagaaaatgatACAGAATCTACTGTGAAAGACAGTACTAAGGTAGACGTGATTCCGGATAGAGAcgatcaaaagaaaatcaaaagttatgaagaaaaagattcagtTACGGATCAATCGGTTAAAATAGAGTCTAAGttagatgataaaaaaagttcCGAAGAAACTAAGAAGGATAgggaaattgaaaatatagagGTGGAATCCGCATCGCATACATTATCATTCGTCGAAAGTATGCAAGATGATACGTTAGAAACTGTTGACCCAATGTCGATGAAACGTTCAGAAATCTTCGAAGTTGTCGAAGGGAAACGATCAACGGAGATTCATCAAGCGCCTCATTCTGATGCGAAGTTGAGTTTAATGGCAGAGTTCGATATAATGTCAGAGCGCAGGCCGGAAATAGACATACGTGATTTCCAAGATAAACAATTtcaaagtaaagaagaaacaaacgaaatcAGCCGAGAATCTAGATCACGATCGCCCTCGCCAACGGAACGAATTCGGCCGGTACGTCAAACGGCTTCCCCGGTTCGATCATTGCCACCAGTTATTTCTGTAACTCCAGATACACCTGACGTTACTACACCTTATAACGTTTCGAACGTAGCTCTAGCACAGCGTGCCGTTATTTCTTATTCCGACGAAGCAGAGAAATCTGATAGGCAGGAAGCCGCAAGAGAAATTTCACAATCGCCAATTACATCCAATTTGCCAAGCGGTGCCGCACACTTTATCGCTTTTCCAACTTCACAGATTCCAgcggaatttttttctttaaccacATCCCCGTCCACTCGGGTAGAACCCGAACCAAGCATTCTCGAATCGTCGAAACAACTTCTTCGAGCAATACGAATCACAGGAGCTAAACTTATTAGAGATTTTGCATCGCATTTAATCTCTAGAGTGGGTGCTGAAGAAGCAACGGAAAAGATTAGAGAACTTGAATTGGCATTATGTGCCTTATTACTTGTGATCGCAATCTTATTGATAGTATACTTCAGTAATTCTCGAACAATAATGCATTACCATCACTGGGATTATTTCAATCCTCCGCAATAA
- the LOC122627918 gene encoding uncharacterized protein LOC122627918 isoform X1 — MQGEQQRGRTSRASSTSSLGREVRCGCQYYQSDSLLPERQARIARPSSRTAMQEPSRHPCSEHEYEPIAAPLAHPVTAPVVQIIDTDVVPVADSDDSIDERGLLPPRLILGGDVILPLDGRIEDVAMEGQELGETVGDTSEEQDSPQQLQDRLEERYLSSPSPSAPTPIIAPTTPGAESRTDGEVNTSQMDSSVLEELPLRRDAKTLPQRLKSQAGKLSSRLRGIQRPNFSFTKRQKAEKTRSTSSGKSDKSRTEKKRPSRMDRIRTSFAERPRFNLPERPKFSLPDRSKIRLPERPKFHLPEKAKFNMKRPNISLPSALKRTRKSTLREQRSTDSTIGGSRRNIFDFSTYPRIFEKKSKTHADDYAATSSPKDSRAQSQESATFPRTRKTYPSTTASWTRRFGDPTFDEFDQDENVSAAERTRPWRHPSLEEPRLSVRLEEKDTLAARISWEKSQRKGASETMEEDEEMQYMDYDPDSAEISEGREINEKQKRSENGQLIESDWRPSDEEVVAEEEIFKPIRRSRSLADPTSFDVGSSFSAVDPRQFEQIPLPSEEEREKERAEEEIEEEDYEEEELEEELEELEDRDLSSAHSDREQQQSSGSSCDRRRRGIVEDTGSEEYYPRDNMADFDKYFQPVNALADDFIMPTVPPKRPARRSLYKRKEDSVESYDVVIPPTRAKRERMVARASEDISDDVFYEERSDSSSRHRVVYQAECDPRELTKSTNEPLDDIVIVKPARRKSKSSLRSQSQAPIESDISRNIFQNGDVPRPPPVVPTRRKRARGAKIQSEANELFPTTICNGRSDKWEENLLSSSRMAEPVQSRAMNDIILDTQEDKILLEDQLAQTPIPIPPKRRSRSRTISLAQDEDRTSHGAESLPEIGYVQEDIPPDETTMDSMRDLSGYALVDKREKPPRPPPPRRRKIREKFATTPRPSPPKRPQRTYSTLASTTKIRDDFSTEERLLEQQQTESMPYIEIDSEDRKELRDDRVLSKIQGRPLPAPPRPPRARKEHSQDRFDESLSELINEATTATQTDPLPDDMIIEEEITQAKLIVTPSRSGSQVMVSTERIPSPNLFPTSTSELLQNDDEKYQRMDTPRSSRGPSPFVDYEERLQERHSPTRTQFAGEPPPTIPDTTAMDQSHLHSIIRSALLTDETLRISSLEVGDLKVDRLNVSQLETSKLLASEIDSVVICTNELKNLYDSKEDSFSPSIIKELIAIRSHLESVASSQQAREERRLLDRENDTESTVKDSTKVDVIPDRDDQKKIKSYEEKDSVTDQSVKIESKLDDKKSSEETKKDREIENIEVESASHTLSFVESMQDDTLETVDPMSMKRSEIFEVVEGKRSTEIHQAPHSDAKLSLMAEFDIMSERRPEIDIRDFQDKQFQSKEETNEISRESRSRSPSPTERIRPVRQTASPVRSLPPVISVTPDTPDVTTPYNVSNVALAQRAVISYSDEAEKSDRQEAAREISQSPITSNLPSGAAHFIAFPTSQIPAEFFSLTTSPSTRVEPEPSILESSKQLLRAIRITGAKLIRDFASHLISRVGAEEATEKIRELELALCALLLVIAILLIVYFSNSRTIMHYHHWDYFNPPQ; from the exons ATGCAGGGAGAGCAACAACGAGGACGTACCTCGCGGGCATCATCAACATCCAGCCTCGGACGTGAGGTTCGTTGTGGATGTCAATACTATCAAAGTGACTCGTTACTACCGGAACGTCAAGCTCGCATTGCCAGACCATCGTCCAGGACAGCGATGCAAGAACCTTCTAGGCACCCATGCAG tGAGCATGAATATGAACCAATCGCGGCACCATTGGCACATCCGGTAACGGCACCAGTTGTACAAATCATCGACACGGACGTGGTGCCCGTTGCGGACAGCGATGACAGCATTGACGAAAGAGGTCTTTTGCCACCAAGGCTGATCTTAGGCGGCGATGTCATCTTACCATTGGACGGTAGAATCGAAGATGTCGCTATGGAAGGACAAGAGCTTGGTGAAACTGTGGGTGACACATCCGAGGAACAAGACAGTCCGCAACAGCTTCAGGACCGATTGGAGGAACGATACTTGAGCAGTCCTAGCCCTTCTGCTCCTACCCCAATCATCGCCCCGACAACTCCTGGCGCCGAGTCTAGGACCGACGGCGAAGTCAACACCAGTCAG aTGGACTCATCGGTGTTGGAGGAGTTGCCCCTACGCCGTGATGCAAAAACTTTGCCGCAACGGTTGAAGAGTCAAGCGGGTAAACTGAGCTCACGATTACGGGGTATTCAACGGCCAAATTTCTCCTTCACAAAACGACAAAAAGCCGAAAAGACGAGATCGACGAGTAGCGGAAAGTCGGACAAAtcaagaacagaaaagaagagaccTAGCAGGATGGACAGGATAAGGACATCATTTGCAGAACGGCCACGTTTCAATCTACCAGAACGACCAAAGTTCAGTTTGCCGGACCGATCGAAGATTCGTTTACCAGAGAGACCAAAATTTCATTTGCCAGAGAAAGCAAAATTCAATATGAAACGTCCGAACATAAGTTTGCCAAGCGCAttgaagagaacgagaaaatcaACATTAAGGGAACAACGTTCTACAGATTCGACAATTGGGGGCTCGCGTCGCAATATCTTCGACTTCTCAACGTATCCACGTATATTCGAGAAGAAATCCAAGACACATGCGGACGATTACGCGGCAACATCTTCGCCGAAGGATTCACGAGCACAATCTCAAGAAAGTGCAACATTCCCTCGGACTCGCAAAACTTATCCCTCGACAACAGCAAGTTGGACACGTCGATTCGGTGATCCTACTTTCGATGAATTTGATCAAGATGAAAATGTCAGTGCTGCCGAAAGAACACGTCCATGGCGTCATCCTTCGCTCGAGGAACCTCGATTATCTGTGAGattggaagagaaagatacattaGCCGCTCGTATTTCTTGGGAAAAATCTCAAAGAAAAGGTGCAAGTGAAACTAtggaagaggacgaagaaatgCAATATATGGATTATGATCCGGATTCGGCTGAAATCtcagaaggaagagagatcaATGAAAAGCAGAAAAGAAGCGAAAATGGTCAGCTGATAGAGTCGGATTGGAGGCCATCCGATGAAGAGGTAGTAGCAGaggaagaaattttcaaaccgATACGACGTTCGCGATCGTTGGCAGACCCAACGTCTTTTGACGTTGGCTCTTCTTTCTCAGCCGTGGATCCAAGACAGTTTGAACAAATTCCACTGCCCTcggaagaagaacgagaaaaggaaagagcagaagaagaaatagaggaagagGACTACGAGGAGGAAGAGTTGGAAGAGGAATTGGAGGAATTAGAAGACCGAGATCTCTCATCGGCTCACTCGGACAGAGAACAACAACAATCGAGCGGCAGCTCGtgcgatcgtcgtcgtcgtggaaTCGTCGAGGATACCGGTTCCGAAGAATATTACCCACGGGACAATATGGCCGATTtcgacaaatattttcaaccgGTAAATGCTTTAGCTGATGACTTCATCATGCCAACTGTGCCTCCAAAAAGACCAGCAAGGAGatcgttatataaaagaaaagaagattccGTTGAATCTTACGACGTCGTTATACCACCAACTAGGGCAAAAAGAGAACGTATGGTTGCACGAGCCAGCGAGGATATTTCTGACGATGTCTTTTACGAGGAACGATCCGACAGTAGCTCGAGACATCGCGTTGTTTATCAAGCTGAATGTGATCCTCGTGAGCTGACAAAGTCGACGAATGAACCTTTGGACGACATAGTTATAGTAAAGCCAGCACGAAGGAAATCAAAATCGTCTCTTCGCAGTCAATCTCAAGCCCCGATTGAGTCCGATATCtcgcgaaatatttttcaaaatggcgACGTGCCGCGTCCACCCCCGGTCGTACCTACCCGTCGAAAACGAGCTCGTGGAGCAAAAATTCAGAGTGAAGCGAACGAACTTTTTCCCACGACGATATGCAATGGTCGTAGTGACAAATGGGAGGAGAATTTATTGTCGTCGTCTCGAATGGCAGAACCAGTACAATCTCGAGCGATGAACGACATAATCCTTGACACACAGGAGGATAAAATATTGCTAGAAGATCAACTTGCTCAAACACCAATCCCTATCCCGCCAAAGAGACGTTCACGATCGAGAACGATATCTCTGGCTCAGGATGAAGATCGTACATCTCATGGGGCTGAATCTTTGCCAGAGATTGGCTATGTTCAAGAGGACATACCACCAGACGAAACAACTATGGATTCTATGAGGGATTTGTCGGGATACGCACTGGTGGATAAACGTGAGAAACCACCAAGACCACCACCGCCTCGTAGACGAAAGATTCGTGAGAAATTTGCGACAACCCCAAGACCAAGTCCTCCGAAACGACCACAACGTACTTACAGTACACTTGCTTCGACGACGAAAATAAGAGACGATTTCTCAACGGAGGAAAGATTATTGGAACAACAACAAACAGAATCAATGCCTTACATCGAGATAGATTCGGAAGATCGTAAAGAATTACGAGATGATCGAGTCCTCAGTAAGATCCAAGGACGACCGTTACCAGCACCTCCTAGACCACCTAGAGCACGAAAAGAACACAGTCAAGATCGTTTCGATGAATCTCTATCGGAACTCATTAACGAAGCGACAACTGCTACACAAACTGATCCTCTACCGGATGACATGatcatagaagaagaaattacacAAGCCAAATTAATCGTCACCCCGTCGCGATCCGGTTCACAAGTTATGGTATCTACCGAACGAATACCCAGTCCTAATCTCTTCCCAACGTCGACGTCTGAACTTTTGCAAAACGACGATGAGAAATATCAGCGCATGGATACGCCCAGATCTTCAAGAGGACCTTCTCCTTTCGTAGATTATGAGGAAAGACTTCAAGAAAGACATTCGCCAACTCGAACACAATTCGCTGGTGAACCACCACCGACGATTCCTGATACAACCGCAATGGATCAGTCTCATCTACATTCTATCATACGTTCCGCCTTACTTACGGATGAAACTCTTAGAATAAGCAGTCTTGAAGTCGGTGACCTAAAAGTCGATCGACTCAACGTGTCGCAATTAGAAACAAGTAAGTTGCTCGCTTCCGAAATAGATTCTGTAGTAATATGCACAAACGagttgaaaaatttgtatgatTCCAAGGaagactctttctctccttcaatTATTAAAGAGTTGATAGCTATTAGAAGTCATTTGGAAAGTGTGGCAAGCTCTCAACAGGCACGAGAAGAGAGACGCTTgctcgatcgagaaaatgatACAGAATCTACTGTGAAAGACAGTACTAAGGTAGACGTGATTCCGGATAGAGAcgatcaaaagaaaatcaaaagttatgaagaaaaagattcagtTACGGATCAATCGGTTAAAATAGAGTCTAAGttagatgataaaaaaagttcCGAAGAAACTAAGAAGGATAgggaaattgaaaatatagagGTGGAATCCGCATCGCATACATTATCATTCGTCGAAAGTATGCAAGATGATACGTTAGAAACTGTTGACCCAATGTCGATGAAACGTTCAGAAATCTTCGAAGTTGTCGAAGGGAAACGATCAACGGAGATTCATCAAGCGCCTCATTCTGATGCGAAGTTGAGTTTAATGGCAGAGTTCGATATAATGTCAGAGCGCAGGCCGGAAATAGACATACGTGATTTCCAAGATAAACAATTtcaaagtaaagaagaaacaaacgaaatcAGCCGAGAATCTAGATCACGATCGCCCTCGCCAACGGAACGAATTCGGCCGGTACGTCAAACGGCTTCCCCGGTTCGATCATTGCCACCAGTTATTTCTGTAACTCCAGATACACCTGACGTTACTACACCTTATAACGTTTCGAACGTAGCTCTAGCACAGCGTGCCGTTATTTCTTATTCCGACGAAGCAGAGAAATCTGATAGGCAGGAAGCCGCAAGAGAAATTTCACAATCGCCAATTACATCCAATTTGCCAAGCGGTGCCGCACACTTTATCGCTTTTCCAACTTCACAGATTCCAgcggaatttttttctttaaccacATCCCCGTCCACTCGGGTAGAACCCGAACCAAGCATTCTCGAATCGTCGAAACAACTTCTTCGAGCAATACGAATCACAGGAGCTAAACTTATTAGAGATTTTGCATCGCATTTAATCTCTAGAGTGGGTGCTGAAGAAGCAACGGAAAAGATTAGAGAACTTGAATTGGCATTATGTGCCTTATTACTTGTGATCGCAATCTTATTGATAGTATACTTCAGTAATTCTCGAACAATAATGCATTACCATCACTGGGATTATTTCAATCCTCCGCAATAA
- the LOC122627924 gene encoding negative elongation factor E, giving the protein MQNMVYLHFPSNLTEEELMLQAKYNKLKRKKKALQDLKAPKQEAERVPQVPKRPTEARDAREVAKKLIKSGVITAPKTPKRPEQSFKRPRGLERKLNSTEKTISSYQPFSAAQLEEEENEAVRPRVKDLYDSFVSAQDSEDRTVVDKQAPLKQELKPRAGNTIFVCGYKISEDFLKKHFQTFGNVINISMEAEKNRGFVTFDKPDAAERAISEMDGSMVSSIQLKVSLARRQPIIESINDASSSSMWTPIAANYSQKSIHKDRRELKVYEEDLFQ; this is encoded by the exons atgCAAAATATGGTGTATTTGCATTTTCCGTCAAATTTAACTGAAGAAGAATTGATGCTACAagctaaatataataaattaaaaagaaag AAAAAAGCATTACAGGATTTGAAAGCTCCTAAACAAGAAGCAGAACGTGTGCCACAAGTACCAAAACGTCCGACGGAAGCAAGAGATGCTCGAGAAGTTGCTAAGAAATTGATAAAGTCTGGCGTTATTACAGCACCGAAGACACCTAAGAGACCAGAACAATCATTTAAAAGGCCTCGTGgactagaaagaaaattaaatagtaCAGAGAAAACAATAAGTTCTTATCAACCATTTTCAGCAGCTCAactggaagaagaagaaaatgaagcaGTAAGGCCAAGAGTGAAAGATTTATATGATAGTTTTGTTAGTGCTCAAGATTCAGAAGATAGAACTGTAGTAGATAAACAAGCACCACTTAAACAAGAATTGAAACCACGAGCTGgtaatacaatttttgtttgtGGTTATAAAATATCTGAAGATTTCTTAAAGAAGCACTTTCAGACATTTGgcaatgtaattaatatatcaatggaggcagaaaaaaa tcgAGGATTTGTGACGTTCGACAAACCTGATGCAGCTGAGAGAGCGATAAGTGAAATGGATGGCAGCATGGTTTCTTCTATTCAGTTAAAAGTTTCATTGGCGAGAAGACAACCAATAATAGAATCTATAAATGATGCTTCTTCTAGTTCAATGTGGACACCAATAGCAGCTAATTATTCCCAGAAAAGTATACATAAAGATAGACGTGAGTTAAAAGTTTATGAGGAAGATCTTTTTCAGTAA